The following DNA comes from Riemerella anatipestifer ATCC 11845 = DSM 15868.
ACGGACAGAATTAAAGCCCTTTACGGAGAAGCGCTGTTGGTGAGAGCGTATCTGCACTTTATGCTCGTTAATATTTGGGCAGAGGCTTACAGTCCTAACTCTACGGCTTTGGGTATTCCTTATGTAACGCAACCTGAAAAAAAGGCATTACCAGAATATAAGAGGTTAACAGTGGCCCAAGTCTATGACAAGATAGAAGAAGATTTGCTATTGGGTTTGGCGGCAGTTGATGACCGCTACTATAAACTACCGAAGTATCATTTCAATAAAAAAGCGGGTTACGCTTTTGCTTCCAGATTTTACCTTTACAAAGGGGAATGGGATAAAGTCATTGCTTACGCTAATTATGTTTTGGAAGATAATCCATTGGCTAAAATAAGAGATTGGGCGGGCAAATATCAAACTTTTTTATCCACGCCAGAACTTATTCCTCAAGTTTACTCTTCGGCAGATGAAGAGTGTAATTTGCTGATTACCTCAACGGAATCTCGTTGGAAAAGAGAGGTATCCAAACTAAAATATGCCGTTAGCGAGAATAAAAGAAAAGAACTTTTCTCTAATTATGCTCCCAAATACTCGGCTTCGTTTTGGTACTTAACGAGAGGGAGTAATATGGGAAACCGATATGTGAATAAATTCAGAGAATTACAAAAATTCCAAGATGTAAGTGCCAATCCAAGAGAGCTTTATGTAGATAATGTTTTATTCACGACCGATGAGGTGCTCCTAAACCGTGCAGAAGCTTATACGATGAAGCAAATGTACGATTTTGCGACCAACGACATCATTATCTTTATGAAAGCCAAGTCGCAAAAAACATTCATCAAAGACGAGCTGATGGTGGCGTTTCAGTCAGGGCAAGAAAATTATACCCCATTTTATCATCTTACCTTCTATCAGGGAGCGTTGGTAAATGCTATTGCGGAGCTAAGAAGACGAGAGTTTGTGCACGAAGGGTTGAGATGGTTTGATATTAAACGCTTTTACCTTTCTGTGAATAGAAATACAGCGGGCGAAACTTATAGCCTTGATAAGATTTTAAGAAAAGAAGATTTAAGAAAACAGATTCAAATTCCGCTTCAAGCTCAAAAATTAGGCTTGGAGGCTAACCTTAGATAAATTAAAAGATGAAAAATATATTTTGGATATTGGCAATTATGACAGGTTTGGCATCTTGTAATGATAGAGATACCTTAAACTCGGAATCGGTGCTTGTGCCAGAAATCAAAAATACAGATGAATTAGATGGGTGGCTTTACCAAACTTATACTCAACCGTATAATATAGAGGTGAAATACCGTTGGGACGCCAATGTATCGGGGCTTAATAATGCGGCTACACCTCCGAGCAGAGCACAAGTGAAACCTGTGATGGAGGCGATGCATTCTCTGTGGTTACAAGCCTATGAGAATATTGCTGGAACTCAATTTGTAAAACAGTACGCCCCGAAGGAAATTTATGTTTACGGAGATAAAAACTTAGATTCGGAAGGTTACGAGCAAATTAGGAGCAATCACGCTCACGGGCAGATGCCATTATACCGAGTGAATGAGTTTTCTAAGTCCGATTCGGCAAGTGTGGTAAAGGTAATGCGTATGGCTCACCATCAGTTTGTGAAGGCTTTAATACAATCTAAACCTTTCGATAAAGAAGCGTTTTCCAAACTCAATTTCAATGCTTATAGCGAAACTTGGGGACAAACAAGTCCCAACAATCTTTACGACCTTACAAGCAGGGCTTCGGACTTCGGTTATTATAGCCTATTAGCGGCGAGAGGAGGAGTAGAGGAGGATTTTGCGGAAACGGTGAGTGCTTTACTTTGCAATACCAGACAGGAGGTCGATTATATGATATACAGCTATGCGGGGTACGAAGACCCTTATGATGCTGCTGATAGGGAGCGCGCTAAAAAAGCCGTAAAAACCCTCACAGAAAAAAGAGCTTTTGTGATTAAATATTTCAATGAAAATTTTGGAATTAACTTCAATAGGTTGCAGTTTGAAACCAATGTGAAATTAAAAACTTATTTAAAATAAAAATTTATGAAAAACACGATAATCGTCTTTGTAAGTTTGTTTCTATTAGTGGGAGCTTGTAGGGATAAAGATGAAACTATTTTCAGCGAAACACCTTCTCAAAGAACTCAAGAGCATATCGCTGCATTGAGAAATGAGTTGGTTTCAGCCGAAGAAGGGTGGTGGTTTACCTATTTTCCAGACGTAGATTCTTTGCGTTTTTCAGACCCGAATAAAAATATTAAAACGAGTGATAACGCCATTGTCTTTTTAGAAAGACAATTCGGGCAAGGAGGCTATACATTCTATATGAAATTTAATGAAAAAGGAACGGTAGAAATGCTAAGCGATACCGATTATAACGCTGCAAATAACCTCAAAATGAGTGATTTTGAAGTGAAACAAAGCTCCTACACTCAACTTAGTTTTACCACTTATAATTACATACACCAACTGAATAAAAGTGATTTTCTATTTTGGAAAAAAGATAGTGAGGGCAACTTAATATTCCGTACCAACCGTTATTTGGATACCAACAGAGAATATTTGGTAATGAAGAAAGCCATACTTAACGGAAAACAAGCATCGGATAGAATGAATTTGATGTATCAAAACAAAATAAATTACGAGAGACTCTACAATCCTATTTTAACGATAAAAGATTCGGAGGGCGGTGTTTTGTTTCAAAGCAATTTACCTTATAAAAAGCAAGATGTAAAGAATAGATACCAAGCCTTTGTTAAGAACTGGCAACCTAATCTTTACAATAGTTCTTATTATTCTGGGGTGGCTTCTGGTTATGTGGCTACGCAAGAGGGGTTGTTTTTCTATCCAGGAATACAGCTTACAGACCAAACGAAATTTAGGGTTTTTACTAAAGAAGGTGAGGCTTACAAATCGGTGGTAAACGGTTACGAAGCCTTAATTACGATAAAATAAAAAATACTAATCTTATGAAAAAAATAACTTATTTGTGGAGTTTGCTTGTTGTTATTTTATTTTCGTGTAACGAAAGAGTTGCCGATTTGCCAGAAGAAGACTATCACGCTTTATTTCCAAACAAAGGTAAAATTGATAAACCCAATATAGATTATACCAATATGACTCCTACGGTCTGTGAGCCTACGGAAACCGAACTTAATTTTGTTTATCCAGGGGTTGATATAGACCAAGACCTTAGAGATTATACTGTAACACTAAAGTTTAAATACACAGAGCAGCAGACCTTTCCTTTAGGACAGAAAATGTCCCAATTTGATTTGAAGTATGTGGGAGCGGATAAAAAATTGGTGGTTTTACGAAGCTATAAAGATAATAGAGGAACACCTCCAACCATAGAAGAAGGCAAGGACTACGAAATTAAATTTAAAGTTAAATCAGGGTATCCGCTTTATCTTTCCGTCCACGGGGGTGGGTATGATTTATTTTCCCTTAATGCGAGTATTCAAGCCAAATCGGACGATGGGATAGTGGTTTCTCCCGTTATTAAATACGAAACATCGGTTTATTCGGACGGTTTTACAGAGCTTACACCTTACTGCGAAAAAATCATTTTACCGTAATAAAAATAACTTGATAAATGATAAAAAGTTTAATTATGAAGAATAAAATTATTTTAGCTTTAATGCTTTCTGCATTGTGTTTTACCTCTTGTTCAAGAGAAACTTCTGGAGTGGAAACGCCTTCGGTTCTTCCGCCCGTTACTAAAGAGTCTTACGAGTACAAATTTTCAAGAAACGGTCTTTCCACAGTAGATTTGGAAACAGGAAAAGAAATGATAGACTTGTTTTATTTGTTGGATAACGGAATGAAAATCGCCAGTTCTCAATCCAGAAATTATTACGAAAGGAAGGGAAGTGTCTACGCTTTGAGTATGAAAGATATTACGGCAGCTTCCAGTTATTATACCTCCAAAACAGCTTTACAAACTGCAGTTCGCAACGAAATAGAGGTAATGTTTGGTGAGTTGAAAGCCATATCAGATAATAGCGGATTGGAAGCTAAAAAAGGTCAAGCAGGGTTCGTTGGGTACGAAGAAGAACGAAGATATGTAGATGCTTACGGTATAGAAACGGGGCAAGTATTGCAAAAAGCACTTATGGGAGTGGCTTTGTTAGACCAAGTACTCAATCAGCATTTAGGAGAGGAAATCCTTAGCGATGCCCAATTACAGAAAGATAACAGCAACTTAGTGATGGTTTCTGGGAAGAGATACACGGCTTTAGAGCATCATTGGGATAGGGCTTATGCGTATATGGGAAGGGAAAACTCTAAGTTTACGCCATTGTTTATTGCCTATTATTTGGAGAAAGGAACTAAAGATATGCCGTTTTTGGCGGGGATAGACGAAAGAGTTTACACAGCGTTCTATAAAGGAAGAAAAGCGGTAGTGGATAAAGACTATACCGAAATGAAAAAACAAGCAGCCATTATAAGAGGTGAATTAAACAAACTCTTTGCGGCCAGAGCTATTTATTATCTTAAGAAAGGCATTCCAGATTTAAGAGAAGATGTTCGAAATGCATTTCACGGTTTGTCGGAGGCTTATGGCTTCATCTACGCCCTTAATGCTGCCAGAAAAGAAGGCGGTTCGTCTTATTTATCACCAGCGGAAATCCATCAAATTTTAACCGAATTTAAGGGAGAGCACGGTTTTTGGGACGTGGACCGCTTAGCGGCTGATGAAAAGACCAAAGGTTCACTACTTAATTTGTCCAAACAGATAGCAGATAAATTCGGATTTAAAGTCAATGAAATTTAAAAATAAACACTAATCAATCTAAAAACTATAAAAAAATGAAAAAGTTTTTACTAACCATAGGGGTACTAAGCTCCTCGTTATTATTTTCTCAAAACCTGATAACCAACTCAAGTCTGGAGCAATGGAGTAGTAGTTGCTATTTAGGGAATTGCAGATATTATCCTAAAGATTGGAAAGGTAATGCTAAACAATCAGCGGAAAATCCGAAAGAGGGAACATATAGTGCAGAGTTAGGTTCTGGTAGGAATATAGAATTTGAGTTGAGACAAGGGATAGAAGCAGGTCAGAAATATATTTTAAGTTATTATGTGTATTCTACAGGTGCAGAAAGACAATTGGTTCATCGTTTCAGATGGAGAGATGCGAATAGGACAACTATAGCAACAAACGGAGATGACTATACTCATTCTGTAACGACTTTCGGACAGTGGGAAAAAGTAGAAAAAGAGTTTGTTGCCCCAGGGGGTGCAGCAGGATTTTACATTAACCTCAATACTTTGGGGAGTGGCTCGGAAGTCATCCGATTAGACGATTTCAAATTTTATAAGCAGGGAAGTTTGGGAACACAAGAGTGGTCTTCGCAAAAAGAAGTACAGCTCCATACCCAAGGAAAGGAACTCCAAGTTTTTACAACCAAACCCGTAACGATTAAAGTATATGGCGTTGGAGGACAATTATATGTTACAAAAACGGTGAACTCCAATGATAGGATAACTTTGTCGGCTTTACCTCACGGTATTTATTTGGTGTTGGTAGAAACAGATAAAGGGACATTCAGTAAAAAAATAAGATTATAAAACAGTCGTGATGAATTATTTTAAACTATTTTTTTCAGCACTCTTTTGTTTGGTATTGTTTTCTTGTGGCGGTAACGATTCCCCTACGGAAAACGCAAAGGTGGACGATGGATTTGACCGAAAAGAAATGCTCAGGCATTGGGCAGATAACTTTATCATTCCCTATACGGAAAAGTTTAAAGATGAGGCGACCAATTTGGATACAAAGATTAAAGCGTTTGCGCAAGAGCCCAATCAAACTCATCTTACTGCGGTGAGAGAAGCCCTTAACAAGACTTACGAAGCCTACCAGTATATTGGTTTTTATCGTTTGGGTAAGGCGGAAGAAGTTTCTATGAATTTTCTGTATAGGGTGAATACCTACCCTACCAATACGGAACGGATAAAACAAAATGCGAAAGACCACAACTATAATTTCCGTCAACTTTCGGAAATTCAGGGGGGTAAAATAGCCCAAGGGCTTCCTGCGATAGATTATTTGGTGAATGGCTTGGAGCCCGAAGATAACGCTATTTTAATGGAATACACTTCGGGGCAAGAGGCAGCGGATTATAAGGCTTATTTATCGGCGTTGTCTGCGGAAATTTTAAAATCGGCTACCGAAGTTTTAGCAGATTGGAAGGGCGGTTACCGAAACAAATTTGTAGAAAATACGGATAGCAACGCTTCAGGAAGCATCAGTCTAATGGTAAATGCCTATGTGCAGTATTACGAGAAAAATCTTCGTGCAGCTAAGATAGGTTATCCATCAGGTGTTTTAACGCCGATGTTTCTGGCACAAAGCGAAGCTCCTAAACCTCATTTGATAGAAAGCCAGTTTGCTCCCCAGTACAGTAGAGCGTACGCCCTCTTGGGAACGAAAGCAATGCTGGAATTTTTTCAAGGCAAAGGGATTAACGGTAAAAGTGGCAAGTCGCTACAACATTATATAGACTATATGGCGACCAAGAATGCTCATCACAAGACTTTATCACAAGACATTGTCCGCCAGTTTGAGGAAGCCATAAAAAATATAGAAGCTCTTAATCCTAATCTTAAAATCCAAATAACCCAAGATTTGGCTCAAATGAAAAATGCCTATTTCAGTCTTCAGCAGAATGTTTCTAAACTGAAAGTGGATATGGTACAATCGCTCAATATCACCATTTCTTATATGGATACCGATGGAGATTAAAGACTGGAAATATCAGTATTTTAAAAAGCCTGTAAGTTCTGCCGTTTTGGGGACTTATAGGCTGTTTTTCGGATTGCTAATGCTGGTAAGCATCGCTCGGTTTTTTCTGTACGGTTGGATAGAGCGTCTGTATATAGAACCTCGTTTTTTCTTTAGTTATTACGGTTTTCAGTGGGTAAAACCTTTGGGGAATTATACCTACGCTTTATTTTTGTTTGCAGGGCTAATGGCTTTTTTAGTAATGGTGGGGCGGTATTACCGAATGGCAATCGTTGGTTTTTTCCTTTCGTTTACTTACATCGAACTTATGGATAAGACTAATTATCTTA
Coding sequences within:
- a CDS encoding RagB/SusD family nutrient uptake outer membrane protein; its protein translation is MKKIIYFLLGTAMLSCNRYLDEMPDSQLDIEIDSEQKVEELLTAAYPRASYFPFLEPMTDNVDVVEKGVHTRLNEASFYWRDFEQEDLDTPLNYWNDCYRGIAQANHALEYLKQFPDKTDRIKALYGEALLVRAYLHFMLVNIWAEAYSPNSTALGIPYVTQPEKKALPEYKRLTVAQVYDKIEEDLLLGLAAVDDRYYKLPKYHFNKKAGYAFASRFYLYKGEWDKVIAYANYVLEDNPLAKIRDWAGKYQTFLSTPELIPQVYSSADEECNLLITSTESRWKREVSKLKYAVSENKRKELFSNYAPKYSASFWYLTRGSNMGNRYVNKFRELQKFQDVSANPRELYVDNVLFTTDEVLLNRAEAYTMKQMYDFATNDIIIFMKAKSQKTFIKDELMVAFQSGQENYTPFYHLTFYQGALVNAIAELRRREFVHEGLRWFDIKRFYLSVNRNTAGETYSLDKILRKEDLRKQIQIPLQAQKLGLEANLR
- a CDS encoding putative zinc-binding metallopeptidase; the encoded protein is MKNIFWILAIMTGLASCNDRDTLNSESVLVPEIKNTDELDGWLYQTYTQPYNIEVKYRWDANVSGLNNAATPPSRAQVKPVMEAMHSLWLQAYENIAGTQFVKQYAPKEIYVYGDKNLDSEGYEQIRSNHAHGQMPLYRVNEFSKSDSASVVKVMRMAHHQFVKALIQSKPFDKEAFSKLNFNAYSETWGQTSPNNLYDLTSRASDFGYYSLLAARGGVEEDFAETVSALLCNTRQEVDYMIYSYAGYEDPYDAADRERAKKAVKTLTEKRAFVIKYFNENFGINFNRLQFETNVKLKTYLK
- a CDS encoding DUF4302 domain-containing protein, giving the protein MKNTIIVFVSLFLLVGACRDKDETIFSETPSQRTQEHIAALRNELVSAEEGWWFTYFPDVDSLRFSDPNKNIKTSDNAIVFLERQFGQGGYTFYMKFNEKGTVEMLSDTDYNAANNLKMSDFEVKQSSYTQLSFTTYNYIHQLNKSDFLFWKKDSEGNLIFRTNRYLDTNREYLVMKKAILNGKQASDRMNLMYQNKINYERLYNPILTIKDSEGGVLFQSNLPYKKQDVKNRYQAFVKNWQPNLYNSSYYSGVASGYVATQEGLFFYPGIQLTDQTKFRVFTKEGEAYKSVVNGYEALITIK
- a CDS encoding DUF4856 domain-containing protein — its product is MIKSLIMKNKIILALMLSALCFTSCSRETSGVETPSVLPPVTKESYEYKFSRNGLSTVDLETGKEMIDLFYLLDNGMKIASSQSRNYYERKGSVYALSMKDITAASSYYTSKTALQTAVRNEIEVMFGELKAISDNSGLEAKKGQAGFVGYEEERRYVDAYGIETGQVLQKALMGVALLDQVLNQHLGEEILSDAQLQKDNSNLVMVSGKRYTALEHHWDRAYAYMGRENSKFTPLFIAYYLEKGTKDMPFLAGIDERVYTAFYKGRKAVVDKDYTEMKKQAAIIRGELNKLFAARAIYYLKKGIPDLREDVRNAFHGLSEAYGFIYALNAARKEGGSSYLSPAEIHQILTEFKGEHGFWDVDRLAADEKTKGSLLNLSKQIADKFGFKVNEI
- a CDS encoding T9SS type A sorting domain-containing protein produces the protein MKKFLLTIGVLSSSLLFSQNLITNSSLEQWSSSCYLGNCRYYPKDWKGNAKQSAENPKEGTYSAELGSGRNIEFELRQGIEAGQKYILSYYVYSTGAERQLVHRFRWRDANRTTIATNGDDYTHSVTTFGQWEKVEKEFVAPGGAAGFYINLNTLGSGSEVIRLDDFKFYKQGSLGTQEWSSQKEVQLHTQGKELQVFTTKPVTIKVYGVGGQLYVTKTVNSNDRITLSALPHGIYLVLVETDKGTFSKKIRL
- a CDS encoding imelysin family protein translates to MNYFKLFFSALFCLVLFSCGGNDSPTENAKVDDGFDRKEMLRHWADNFIIPYTEKFKDEATNLDTKIKAFAQEPNQTHLTAVREALNKTYEAYQYIGFYRLGKAEEVSMNFLYRVNTYPTNTERIKQNAKDHNYNFRQLSEIQGGKIAQGLPAIDYLVNGLEPEDNAILMEYTSGQEAADYKAYLSALSAEILKSATEVLADWKGGYRNKFVENTDSNASGSISLMVNAYVQYYEKNLRAAKIGYPSGVLTPMFLAQSEAPKPHLIESQFAPQYSRAYALLGTKAMLEFFQGKGINGKSGKSLQHYIDYMATKNAHHKTLSQDIVRQFEEAIKNIEALNPNLKIQITQDLAQMKNAYFSLQQNVSKLKVDMVQSLNITISYMDTDGD